A single genomic interval of Brevibacillus brevis harbors:
- a CDS encoding DUF4368 domain-containing protein, whose amino-acid sequence MSSRTGESIVRLKKELEQFMSLDELTTDMVHRFIDKIEVQADGSVNIHYKFTATALLTF is encoded by the coding sequence GTGAGTAGTAGAACAGGGGAAAGTATCGTTCGATTGAAGAAAGAACTCGAGCAGTTCATGAGTTTAGATGAACTGACAACTGATATGGTGCATAGGTTTATTGATAAGATTGAAGTTCAAGCGGATGGTTCGGTAAACATTCATTACAAGTTTACCGCCACCGCTCTTCTTACGTTTTAA
- a CDS encoding HNH endonuclease: MNNIRNRVLERDNYTCQYCRYNGDYKVLVIDHIVPKSAGGSSESDNLVTACMNCSSMKASKELKDYLAYTVYTNTEYYNTFQESMNNINTLIQTQVESSSARNTFYQLLFSNVIASMETYLSDAFIITVLSKKEYIRKLIETDPEFKKRKLDLADIFKSIDDIQDTASSYLLDIIYHNIWKVKNMYYSVLDIEFPDDLSEISKAIMVRHDIVHRNGKQKDGKRIEIDKDKVLKCVVDVSTLIRHIDDKLKVSTTGNKYLGDFIKKKLDELESKTYEE; this comes from the coding sequence ATGAATAATATACGGAATAGAGTATTAGAACGGGATAATTATACATGTCAGTATTGTCGCTATAATGGGGATTACAAGGTGCTTGTAATAGACCATATAGTTCCCAAGAGTGCAGGCGGCTCAAGTGAATCAGACAATTTAGTAACAGCATGCATGAATTGTAGCTCTATGAAAGCCAGTAAAGAATTAAAAGACTATTTAGCTTATACGGTTTATACGAATACTGAATACTATAATACATTCCAAGAGAGTATGAATAACATAAATACGCTCATACAAACTCAAGTAGAAAGCTCTTCTGCTAGAAATACCTTTTACCAATTACTGTTTTCTAACGTAATTGCTTCAATGGAAACATATTTATCTGATGCTTTTATTATTACAGTGCTTAGTAAAAAAGAATATATCCGTAAACTAATAGAAACTGACCCCGAATTCAAAAAAAGGAAATTAGATTTAGCTGATATCTTTAAATCTATTGATGATATTCAGGATACTGCTTCAAGTTACTTGCTTGATATAATCTATCATAATATATGGAAAGTAAAGAATATGTACTATAGTGTACTAGATATAGAATTTCCTGATGATTTATCTGAAATATCAAAAGCAATAATGGTACGACATGACATCGTACACAGAAATGGAAAACAAAAAGATGGAAAAAGAATAGAAATTGATAAGGATAAAGTATTAAAATGTGTTGTGGATGTTAGTACTTTGATACGGCATATTGATGACAAATTAAAAGTTTCAACAACTGGTAATAAATATTTAGGTGACTTTATTAAAAAGAAACTAGATGAATTAGAAAGTAAAACATATGAGGAGTAA
- a CDS encoding DUF4365 domain-containing protein, whose amino-acid sequence MNWTVLNSLQLGKYAEYFAKMEFASYGLEVFSSEVDDRGIDFIIKDKIGRFSEIQVKSLRGTGYVFAQKSKFNISSPNLYMALLIFKEGLMPDFFLIPSKAWEVPNEVFVDRNYDKPGQTSKPEYGINISNKNYAILEIFRFEESIKDFLVTPSESKGS is encoded by the coding sequence GTGAACTGGACTGTGCTTAACTCATTACAACTTGGTAAATACGCTGAATACTTTGCCAAGATGGAGTTCGCATCTTACGGACTTGAGGTGTTTTCATCAGAGGTCGATGATCGAGGAATTGACTTTATAATTAAGGATAAAATCGGGCGTTTCTCGGAAATACAGGTCAAATCGTTAAGGGGTACGGGGTACGTTTTTGCACAAAAAAGCAAGTTCAATATCAGTAGTCCGAACTTATATATGGCCCTTCTTATCTTCAAAGAAGGTCTCATGCCTGATTTCTTTTTAATACCTTCGAAAGCATGGGAAGTCCCTAATGAAGTTTTTGTAGATCGAAATTATGACAAACCCGGTCAAACAAGCAAGCCTGAATACGGCATTAACATCTCAAACAAAAACTATGCAATCTTAGAGATTTTTAGATTCGAAGAGTCCATTAAAGACTTTTTGGTGACCCCTTCAGAATCCAAAGGCTCTTGA
- a CDS encoding phospholipase D-like domain-containing protein, protein MLQSDMIFESSVPRINKIIEKLRKYLEGMTKMNEIINLDSFKIVLTQGEKNYKEIFDSIDRTSHLYITTFNYSMPEELEESLKENIEFVNDVRVVFNVYNFDGKEEEKVYKLVVKALNKNPYVQFFYGSTNHSKIISTGNKMYIGSSNLTENATNNFEAGVIINNIETIKKSSS, encoded by the coding sequence ATGTTACAAAGTGATATGATTTTTGAAAGTTCCGTTCCCCGGATTAACAAGATAATTGAAAAATTGAGAAAATACTTAGAGGGAATGACTAAAATGAATGAGATTATAAACCTAGATAGCTTCAAAATAGTCCTAACTCAAGGAGAAAAAAACTATAAAGAAATTTTTGATTCGATTGATAGAACAAGCCATCTGTATATTACTACCTTTAATTATTCAATGCCAGAGGAATTGGAAGAATCCTTGAAAGAAAATATTGAATTTGTTAATGATGTTAGAGTGGTTTTTAATGTATATAATTTTGATGGAAAGGAAGAAGAAAAAGTATACAAGTTGGTAGTTAAAGCATTGAATAAAAATCCCTATGTTCAATTTTTCTATGGCTCAACTAATCACTCAAAAATAATAAGTACTGGTAATAAAATGTACATAGGAAGCTCGAATTTAACAGAAAACGCAACTAATAATTTTGAGGCCGGAGTTATTATTAATAATATAGAGACAATAAAAAAATCGAGCAGCTAG
- a CDS encoding SMI1/KNR4 family protein, with amino-acid sequence MSNPFEALISKIRESKTSVDGNMHIKNEEYHFTFYISNESITDTKEKLKSFELPEDYVSFLSHYESATLFKSAKHNSGGYDVLSTELVIGYWKAYSIDHPYYPIIWSDISNSCICVDQDRIHSGKGYLTLVGSILPDDTIDIDLTFTGLLEQLIEHDGIEFWDRPIEK; translated from the coding sequence ATGAGTAATCCTTTTGAAGCCCTCATTAGTAAGATCAGGGAGAGTAAGACAAGTGTAGACGGGAACATGCATATCAAAAACGAGGAATATCATTTTACATTCTACATCTCGAACGAGTCTATCACAGATACAAAGGAGAAATTAAAATCGTTTGAGTTACCAGAGGATTACGTTAGTTTTTTAAGCCACTACGAAAGTGCAACACTATTCAAGAGCGCCAAGCATAACTCTGGGGGTTATGATGTGCTAAGTACCGAGCTCGTCATTGGGTACTGGAAAGCCTACAGCATAGACCATCCTTACTATCCTATCATTTGGAGCGATATCTCAAATAGCTGTATATGTGTGGATCAAGACAGAATACATAGTGGTAAAGGGTACCTCACATTGGTTGGATCGATACTACCAGACGATACTATCGACATAGACCTGACGTTCACAGGGTTGCTGGAACAACTTATTGAGCATGACGGAATTGAGTTTTGGGATCGACCCATTGAGAAGTAG
- a CDS encoding SMI1/KNR4 family protein: MKNNLSELVLEGLKKRLDNSNRLLVQNRNGKVDTAQFTFNPPANVEEIEEFLRSTHWHLPTDYKNFLLIHNGAWLFKSVRYGGGYELLSLDEIKDNHLDYMPVHWYPISINNGDYIFIDSNRVASGQNNYLVCFNHDDVSTSEGYYLNMTFETWLERLIIAQGTEFWTW; this comes from the coding sequence TTGAAGAACAATTTATCTGAATTGGTATTGGAAGGGTTAAAAAAAAGACTCGATAATAGTAATCGATTATTAGTGCAAAATAGGAATGGAAAAGTTGATACAGCCCAGTTTACATTTAACCCTCCTGCTAATGTGGAAGAAATTGAGGAGTTTTTAAGGAGCACTCACTGGCACTTACCAACTGACTATAAGAATTTTCTCCTAATCCATAATGGAGCATGGCTGTTCAAGAGTGTAAGATATGGTGGAGGATATGAGTTACTCAGTCTAGATGAAATTAAGGATAATCATCTCGATTATATGCCTGTGCATTGGTACCCTATCTCGATTAACAATGGTGACTACATTTTTATTGACTCTAATCGAGTTGCGTCCGGTCAAAACAACTATTTAGTATGTTTTAATCATGATGATGTTTCAACCTCAGAAGGTTATTACTTAAATATGACTTTTGAAACTTGGTTAGAAAGATTAATCATTGCACAAGGAACAGAGTTTTGGACTTGGTAA
- a CDS encoding SMI1/KNR4 family protein produces MSISFNRILDKIKGRREQLNGDLHIIGEEFEFIFQMPTDSAAELEKLKSFELPEDYVSYFSQYNRAVLFRDLEFGSSLFTILDPHNVIEYWKGYSIDHPYYPIAWSSHSLGCICVDQDRLDSGNGYLTWIESMDPDNPIDIDLTFTEWLDKLIEHEGKEFWIPFHEE; encoded by the coding sequence GTGAGCATTTCTTTTAACCGTATTTTAGACAAGATCAAGGGAAGAAGAGAGCAATTGAACGGTGATTTGCATATTATCGGTGAAGAATTTGAGTTTATTTTTCAAATGCCTACTGACTCTGCCGCAGAGTTAGAGAAACTAAAGTCATTTGAGCTACCCGAGGATTATGTGAGCTACTTCTCTCAGTACAACAGAGCCGTATTATTTCGCGATTTAGAATTTGGCAGCAGTCTCTTCACGATATTAGACCCTCACAATGTTATTGAATACTGGAAAGGATACAGCATAGATCACCCTTACTATCCTATCGCATGGAGTAGCCACTCGCTAGGTTGTATATGCGTAGATCAAGACCGACTTGATAGCGGAAACGGCTACCTCACATGGATCGAATCGATGGACCCTGATAATCCGATTGACATTGATCTGACATTTACAGAATGGCTGGATAAGCTCATCGAGCATGAGGGGAAGGAATTCTGGATTCCGTTCCATGAGGAGTAA
- a CDS encoding HNH endonuclease — translation MKKFKRVLVPFVVFSLLVAPVSVLTPASAESIQEIAETEEVVDFENLPIQLAEGVTLEELAKAINEPRILESKNVTIIENSSADEVIGKRQMVYSPNAAPVEKEDDSNFDFGAFSYNGADKVAKVAESDTDEAEPRSWRPSIDGVFFDHQMTSDWAGGDVYSTVKVIAVVGRVASVDATHTIIRSAKEDGKYNVEKNGSLYFNPPYENLSTHRVRVNAETYWWSGKLEGVVRYLGGGSSPIAPLREVEKILTNNKGEIYPDYVDPQSNIKLIKPDADMVPQKRERDSGYRKDFERRYVGYFGQPQYFAWDDVEIHHMIPLEYYGRNHFDNLIPLLKKDRKNDYILPHREVTEWWESYRKN, via the coding sequence ATGAAGAAATTCAAAAGAGTATTAGTGCCTTTTGTTGTTTTCTCATTGCTAGTTGCTCCTGTGTCCGTCTTGACGCCAGCATCTGCTGAAAGTATACAGGAAATTGCCGAGACAGAAGAAGTCGTTGATTTCGAAAACCTTCCCATACAACTGGCGGAGGGGGTAACACTTGAGGAATTGGCAAAGGCCATCAATGAACCACGCATCCTTGAAAGCAAAAACGTAACTATAATAGAGAACAGCTCAGCGGATGAAGTCATCGGAAAGCGTCAAATGGTGTATAGCCCTAATGCAGCACCAGTTGAAAAAGAAGATGACTCTAACTTTGACTTCGGTGCCTTCTCTTACAATGGTGCCGACAAAGTTGCCAAGGTTGCTGAATCTGACACTGACGAGGCTGAGCCAAGGAGTTGGCGTCCTAGCATTGATGGAGTGTTCTTTGATCACCAGATGACGTCCGACTGGGCTGGTGGTGACGTATACTCGACAGTTAAAGTAATCGCCGTGGTAGGCAGAGTAGCCTCTGTAGACGCTACTCACACTATCATCCGTTCGGCAAAAGAGGACGGGAAATATAACGTGGAAAAAAACGGAAGTTTGTATTTTAACCCCCCTTACGAGAACCTATCTACGCATAGGGTACGCGTTAATGCGGAGACTTACTGGTGGTCAGGAAAATTGGAAGGAGTTGTTAGATACCTGGGAGGGGGCTCCTCGCCTATCGCTCCTTTGAGGGAGGTAGAAAAGATCCTGACTAACAATAAAGGCGAAATTTACCCTGATTACGTTGATCCGCAGTCAAACATCAAGTTAATTAAACCGGACGCTGACATGGTACCTCAGAAGAGGGAGCGAGATTCGGGGTATAGAAAGGACTTCGAGAGACGTTACGTTGGTTACTTCGGTCAACCTCAATATTTCGCTTGGGATGATGTTGAAATCCATCATATGATTCCGCTAGAATATTATGGAAGGAACCATTTCGACAACCTGATTCCTCTTCTCAAAAAGGATAGAAAAAACGATTACATTCTGCCACATAGGGAAGTAACTGAGTGGTGGGAGAGTTACCGGAAGAATTGA
- a CDS encoding aspartyl-phosphate phosphatase Spo0E family protein produces the protein MVEWQEVSNEDLTQIIKNLQYQLKEVFKQQGKLTDSDMLKISQELDEYILECQRRNLTYQKGGRLPK, from the coding sequence ATGGTTGAATGGCAAGAAGTAAGCAACGAAGACCTTACACAAATCATCAAGAATCTACAATATCAGCTTAAAGAAGTCTTCAAACAACAGGGCAAACTGACAGACTCCGATATGTTGAAGATAAGTCAAGAACTAGATGAGTACATCTTAGAGTGTCAACGAAGAAATCTAACTTATCAGAAAGGAGGTAGGTTACCAAAGTGA
- a CDS encoding helix-turn-helix domain-containing protein, producing MQKKTIGDMLSESRRNNGLSFAELEDRTGVSRGVLQKIESGETKRPEFKTVKSIAALFPYSFEEIIEGYLEDETRIETLFEILQEVIQCEYSSLVERVSLKILQSPNEKIEKALERLYSFADSIAIAETNDEICLVLFKVIANYARQCGEPKYIAKALLKKYLIERNDLKRLEETFRMGEEVLYYTDFLTIEEKIIYYFRMGLHAHNTQKYSMCIELCQKGLALETSITELKARAYLAMINSYFFLDNFDAVEQHLDVFEEFEYDFVVESTKINRATTKARKKDYEVAIPMLRKYMDELHKENKIHVVNELLEIYLELGNMDAIEEVLMNEKAILPATPQTPYKHRSIGAYYQLKGKFQTKLGRLDEGMESYVNSLKAYGVISAFEEMHKCLNEMLTYFDENSLPMDLQYVQKLKGVYNTTMGNFGK from the coding sequence GTGCAAAAGAAAACAATTGGGGACATGTTGTCTGAGAGCCGAAGAAATAATGGCTTGTCTTTTGCTGAGTTAGAAGATAGAACTGGTGTAAGTAGGGGCGTACTACAAAAGATTGAGAGCGGAGAGACAAAACGCCCTGAATTTAAAACAGTGAAGTCGATAGCCGCTCTATTTCCGTACTCGTTTGAAGAAATTATTGAAGGATACCTTGAGGATGAGACTAGGATTGAGACGTTATTTGAAATTCTTCAAGAGGTCATTCAGTGTGAATATTCTTCATTAGTGGAAAGAGTATCATTGAAAATTCTCCAATCGCCGAATGAAAAGATTGAGAAGGCATTAGAGCGACTTTATAGCTTCGCTGACTCCATTGCTATAGCTGAAACAAATGACGAAATTTGTTTGGTTCTCTTCAAGGTAATTGCAAATTATGCACGACAATGTGGAGAGCCGAAGTACATTGCAAAAGCATTATTGAAAAAATATCTGATTGAAAGAAATGATCTGAAAAGGCTAGAGGAAACATTCCGAATGGGTGAAGAGGTTTTATATTACACAGACTTCCTTACGATTGAGGAAAAGATCATCTACTATTTTAGAATGGGACTCCATGCTCATAACACCCAAAAATATTCAATGTGTATTGAACTATGCCAGAAAGGTCTTGCACTTGAAACAAGTATCACTGAGTTAAAGGCAAGAGCCTATCTTGCCATGATTAACTCTTATTTCTTCTTAGACAATTTCGATGCAGTTGAACAGCATCTAGATGTGTTTGAAGAGTTTGAATATGATTTCGTTGTAGAATCCACCAAGATTAACCGGGCAACTACTAAAGCAAGGAAAAAGGATTACGAAGTCGCTATTCCGATGTTAAGAAAGTACATGGATGAACTTCACAAAGAGAACAAGATACATGTGGTAAACGAGTTGCTCGAAATTTATTTAGAATTAGGTAATATGGATGCTATCGAAGAAGTGCTGATGAACGAGAAAGCAATCTTACCTGCTACTCCTCAGACACCTTATAAACACCGCTCGATTGGTGCTTACTACCAGCTAAAAGGCAAATTCCAAACTAAATTAGGGCGATTGGATGAGGGCATGGAAAGCTACGTTAACAGCTTAAAAGCGTATGGTGTCATTAGTGCATTTGAAGAGATGCATAAATGTTTGAACGAAATGCTAACTTATTTTGATGAAAATTCACTGCCGATGGATTTACAGTATGTCCAAAAGCTTAAAGGGGTGTATAATACAACTATGGGTAATTTTGGTAAATAG
- a CDS encoding thiol-activated cytolysin family protein yields the protein MRIRNHTRILKVIASLSVVFATVNYPVISFAETVDSSLVSETSNADDINTGIADLDYDNDEILAVSGDEIDSFVPKEALNPHGKFIVVERKKKSLATSPVDISIIDSMTNRTYPGALQLANQAFTENKPSVLLVPRKPLTISIDLPGLKKENSITVDNPTYGNVSGAVDELVSKWSDEYSGTHTLPARLQYAESMVYSKSQIGSALNVNAKYLDSTLGIDFHAIANGEKKVMVAAYKQIFYTVSAELPNDPSDLFDDSVTFKDLKRKGVSDQSPPLMVSNVAYGRTIYVKLETTSKSKDVKAAFKALLQNTANVETNAEYKDIYEDSSFTAVVLGGDSQEHNKVVTKDFSEIRNIIKDNAEFSLKNPAYPISYTSVFLKDNAIAAVHNNTDYIETTATEYSKGKISLGHYGWYVAQFDVSWDEVSYDENGEEVLTHKTWEGSNQDRTAPFTTVIPLPPNAKNIRIFAKECTGLAWEWWRTVIDEHNIPLSSEIKVEIGGTTLNPTGGITFN from the coding sequence ATGAGAATTCGAAATCATACTAGAATTTTAAAAGTAATCGCTAGTTTATCTGTTGTTTTCGCTACTGTAAATTATCCAGTTATCTCCTTTGCCGAAACAGTTGATTCTAGCTTAGTCAGTGAAACAAGCAACGCCGATGATATTAATACCGGTATAGCAGACTTGGACTATGATAATGACGAAATTTTAGCAGTAAGTGGCGATGAGATAGATAGTTTTGTTCCAAAAGAAGCTCTCAATCCACACGGTAAGTTTATCGTCGTAGAACGTAAAAAAAAGTCACTTGCAACTTCTCCAGTCGATATTTCCATTATTGATTCTATGACTAATCGCACTTACCCAGGAGCATTACAACTTGCCAATCAAGCTTTTACAGAAAATAAACCGAGTGTATTACTCGTACCAAGAAAACCTTTGACGATTAGTATTGATTTACCAGGTTTGAAAAAGGAAAATTCAATTACTGTGGATAATCCAACATACGGGAATGTGTCTGGAGCAGTAGATGAGCTTGTTTCTAAATGGAGCGATGAGTATTCAGGAACGCATACTTTACCTGCGCGATTGCAGTATGCAGAATCAATGGTTTATAGCAAATCTCAAATTGGTAGCGCTCTGAATGTTAACGCGAAATATCTTGATTCTACTTTAGGAATTGACTTTCATGCGATTGCTAATGGAGAGAAAAAAGTGATGGTGGCGGCATATAAACAAATATTTTATACGGTAAGTGCGGAACTGCCTAACGATCCATCCGATCTTTTTGATGATAGTGTTACGTTTAAGGATTTAAAACGTAAAGGGGTCAGTGATCAATCCCCACCTCTTATGGTTTCAAATGTCGCTTACGGTAGAACCATTTATGTCAAATTAGAAACAACCTCTAAGAGCAAAGACGTAAAAGCAGCATTCAAAGCCTTGCTTCAGAATACTGCCAATGTAGAAACGAATGCCGAGTACAAGGATATTTATGAAGACAGCTCCTTTACGGCTGTCGTATTAGGCGGAGATTCACAAGAGCATAACAAGGTCGTAACAAAAGACTTTAGTGAAATCCGGAATATCATCAAAGATAATGCGGAATTTAGCCTAAAGAACCCAGCATATCCAATCTCCTATACAAGTGTTTTCTTAAAAGATAATGCAATTGCTGCCGTACATAACAATACCGATTATATTGAGACTACGGCTACCGAATATTCGAAAGGTAAAATATCGCTTGGTCATTATGGCTGGTATGTCGCTCAATTTGATGTATCCTGGGATGAAGTTTCCTATGATGAAAATGGTGAAGAAGTACTCACACATAAAACGTGGGAAGGAAGCAACCAAGACAGAACAGCTCCCTTCACTACAGTCATTCCTCTGCCACCTAATGCAAAAAACATAAGGATTTTTGCGAAAGAATGCACCGGCCTTGCTTGGGAGTGGTGGAGAACGGTTATTGATGAACATAATATTCCGTTATCTAGTGAAATTAAAGTTGAGATTGGAGGAACGACATTAAACCCGACAGGTGGTATTACGTTTAATTAG
- a CDS encoding cell wall hydrolase, translating to MAVVKARNSDIDMLARLLRAEAVGEGEMGMLLVGNVGINRIRANCSDFKGIRTIPQMINQPHAFEALQHGMYYQRSRDKERRLARRAVNGERHWPGKFSLWYFRPGTAQNPLPCPPTWYNQPHVGRYKLHCFYEPTAKECENVYNTF from the coding sequence ATGGCAGTCGTAAAAGCCAGGAACAGTGATATTGACATGTTGGCAAGGTTGCTACGAGCAGAAGCTGTGGGTGAAGGCGAAATGGGTATGCTCCTTGTGGGGAATGTCGGTATTAATCGAATAAGAGCGAATTGCTCCGATTTTAAAGGAATACGGACAATTCCCCAAATGATCAACCAGCCGCATGCGTTTGAAGCTCTGCAACATGGTATGTACTACCAAAGGTCTAGAGATAAAGAACGCCGTCTGGCACGACGGGCTGTGAATGGGGAGCGGCATTGGCCGGGCAAATTCTCCCTCTGGTATTTTCGTCCGGGAACAGCGCAAAATCCCCTACCTTGTCCGCCGACCTGGTATAATCAGCCGCACGTAGGACGATACAAGCTTCATTGTTTTTATGAGCCGACCGCGAAAGAATGTGAAAATGTATATAATACTTTTTAA
- a CDS encoding glycosyltransferase family 8 protein produces the protein MGTIHIVTAVNDGFAIHLAVMLYSLFENKVSKNPVIVHVIDSQVSGKNKSILTKTVKRFHAQIKYVTIDPTLYDGFLVRDHLTQETYHRISIPDLLDKEVEKVIYLDSDIVIKKDITPLWNTKVDQYFLAAVMDSWQGVNKLRHADLAIPDGCDYFNAGVLVMNLKKWREHNITKKIMDYMKKNQSIIRYPSQDPMNAILHDNWLQLDTKWNYQSKHLYKSNLRIDPAIIHYTGEDSKPWLSKKHPLREEYFHYLKKVKKLNSL, from the coding sequence GTGGGCACGATTCATATTGTAACAGCCGTTAATGATGGTTTTGCTATACATCTCGCAGTCATGTTATATTCCCTTTTTGAAAATAAGGTTTCGAAAAACCCAGTCATCGTTCACGTCATTGACAGCCAAGTCTCTGGGAAAAATAAATCCATCTTAACGAAAACTGTGAAACGATTCCATGCTCAAATCAAATATGTAACTATTGATCCGACCCTATATGATGGATTCCTCGTCCGTGATCATCTTACTCAAGAAACTTATCATCGAATTTCTATTCCCGACCTGCTGGACAAAGAAGTTGAAAAAGTGATTTATTTGGACAGTGATATCGTTATTAAAAAGGACATCACGCCATTATGGAACACAAAAGTTGATCAATATTTCCTTGCAGCGGTGATGGATTCTTGGCAAGGGGTAAACAAGTTAAGACATGCCGATCTGGCTATTCCTGATGGCTGTGATTACTTTAATGCGGGAGTATTAGTCATGAATTTGAAAAAATGGAGAGAGCATAACATCACAAAAAAGATTATGGATTACATGAAAAAGAACCAAAGTATTATTCGTTATCCCAGTCAAGATCCGATGAATGCGATTCTTCATGATAATTGGCTTCAACTTGACACAAAGTGGAATTATCAGTCCAAACATCTTTATAAAAGCAACCTGCGAATAGACCCGGCCATTATTCACTACACAGGGGAAGATAGCAAACCGTGGTTGAGTAAAAAGCACCCGCTTCGAGAGGAATATTTTCACTATCTCAAAAAAGTAAAGAAGCTAAACTCCTTGTAA
- a CDS encoding macrolide family glycosyltransferase: MARVLYVTIPADGHVNPTLGLVKQLVDNGEEVVYMCSEEYRDRLAQTGALFRAYQMDEQVSRDLGFNPTEFRHPLHFNDFMLRGIIEPHIPEILRQIENESFDYLIFDSLFGWGGAILGEKLGIPTICSVTNLAFAEPLSQIVEVFHASDVDVDALYERVTQTAQSIARVCNVAVPAIEDITRQYGDMKIVFTSREFQPDADKLDESYIFTGPSITSRPDAPSFPFEKLRSPHNKIVYISMGSILTKDVELYKMCFAAFQDIPAQFVLSCGRDTELESFVDHIPPNFIVEPYVPQLEVLRQADAFITHAGMNSTSEALYFHVPLVMIPLSSDQPIVAKRVEELGAGITLDRGQLTPTALKDALMQVLNESTYKERAIQVGDSLRNAGGYKEAARRIMSLYSVPN, encoded by the coding sequence GTGGCACGCGTATTGTATGTTACGATTCCAGCAGATGGTCACGTGAATCCTACATTGGGATTAGTGAAGCAGCTAGTCGACAACGGAGAAGAAGTCGTCTATATGTGTTCAGAAGAATATCGGGATAGGCTTGCCCAGACTGGGGCGCTGTTCCGCGCTTATCAAATGGATGAACAAGTATCTCGTGATTTAGGTTTTAACCCAACAGAATTCAGACACCCTCTTCATTTCAACGATTTTATGCTGCGAGGTATTATTGAACCCCACATTCCCGAGATTCTCAGGCAGATAGAAAACGAATCATTTGATTACCTGATTTTTGACTCCTTGTTTGGGTGGGGAGGGGCGATTTTAGGGGAGAAGTTAGGAATCCCGACGATCTGCTCCGTAACCAATCTGGCCTTTGCTGAACCGCTCAGCCAAATTGTCGAAGTGTTTCATGCAAGTGATGTAGATGTGGATGCACTTTATGAACGAGTGACACAGACTGCACAGAGCATCGCTCGTGTATGCAACGTAGCCGTCCCTGCCATTGAGGATATTACCCGTCAGTATGGGGACATGAAGATTGTCTTTACCAGCCGTGAGTTCCAGCCAGATGCTGACAAGCTGGACGAGAGCTACATTTTTACAGGACCTTCGATTACTTCGCGTCCTGATGCTCCTTCGTTTCCGTTTGAAAAGCTTCGCTCTCCACACAATAAGATCGTATACATTTCCATGGGCAGTATTCTGACCAAAGATGTGGAATTGTACAAAATGTGCTTTGCCGCCTTTCAAGATATTCCGGCTCAATTCGTACTGTCTTGCGGAAGAGACACGGAGCTGGAGTCGTTCGTAGACCATATTCCACCCAACTTCATCGTTGAACCATACGTTCCGCAACTGGAAGTGCTCCGGCAAGCCGATGCTTTTATTACACATGCTGGCATGAACAGTACGAGTGAGGCTCTCTATTTTCATGTGCCACTCGTCATGATTCCACTAAGCTCTGATCAACCGATTGTAGCGAAGCGGGTGGAGGAGTTAGGGGCGGGGATTACGTTAGATAGAGGGCAGCTTACACCGACAGCTTTGAAGGATGCATTGATGCAAGTGTTGAACGAATCCACCTACAAAGAGCGTGCGATACAGGTAGGGGACTCCTTGCGTAACGCTGGCGGATACAAGGAAGCTGCAAGACGTATCATGTCTTTGTATTCCGTGCCGAATTAA